A genome region from Thermococcus onnurineus NA1 includes the following:
- a CDS encoding NAD(P)/FAD-dependent oxidoreductase yields MNDLPMLNYDVVVIGGGPAGMAAAVRAKELGLKVLLLDDNDYLGGILPQCIHPGFGLHYFKEELTGPEFAARFAKRLVELGVDYRTAARVLEIKNYSDLEKVVVFSSPSGAYQVWTKTIIYAAGARERHAFEIGIVGDRGAGIYTAGEAQTLMDIYGVMLGKEIVIVGSGDVGLIMARRFALEGAKVKAVIELMPYPGGLARNIMILRDFDIPLYLSHKVVEVRGKERVERVKIVKVDENLREIPGTEFWIEADTLIISAGLVPSVKLLTAIGVEIDPTTGGPVVNDLFETSVPGIFAAGNSVIINDLVDYVAEQGELAAEGAKLFIDNEGIPTRRWIKLEKGENVRLLVPHYLSGERDVWIYARVSKPMENVEVRFPEIGKKLRLPVVKPAEMLRMKLRKEEIAKARDGITMEVVPL; encoded by the coding sequence ATGAACGACCTTCCAATGCTCAACTACGACGTTGTCGTCATTGGCGGTGGGCCTGCAGGAATGGCGGCCGCCGTAAGGGCAAAGGAACTTGGACTTAAAGTTCTCCTCCTCGATGACAACGACTACCTTGGCGGTATCCTGCCCCAGTGCATACATCCCGGCTTCGGACTGCACTACTTCAAAGAGGAGCTCACCGGGCCGGAGTTTGCGGCACGCTTCGCTAAGAGGCTTGTGGAGCTCGGCGTTGATTACAGGACGGCCGCAAGGGTTTTGGAGATTAAAAACTACTCAGACCTCGAGAAAGTCGTTGTATTTAGTTCTCCAAGCGGAGCCTATCAGGTCTGGACAAAGACTATAATCTACGCCGCCGGAGCGCGTGAGAGGCACGCATTTGAGATAGGAATCGTCGGAGACAGGGGAGCGGGAATCTACACCGCAGGAGAGGCCCAAACGCTTATGGACATCTACGGTGTAATGCTGGGAAAAGAAATCGTCATCGTGGGTTCAGGCGACGTTGGACTAATAATGGCGCGCCGCTTTGCCCTTGAGGGAGCAAAGGTCAAGGCCGTAATCGAGCTGATGCCCTATCCCGGAGGCTTGGCCAGGAACATAATGATACTCAGGGACTTCGATATTCCGCTATATCTGAGCCATAAGGTCGTTGAAGTCCGAGGAAAGGAGAGGGTCGAGAGGGTTAAGATCGTTAAAGTTGATGAGAATCTAAGGGAAATCCCAGGAACGGAGTTCTGGATTGAGGCTGACACACTGATAATCTCGGCCGGCCTTGTGCCAAGCGTCAAACTCCTCACTGCCATCGGGGTTGAAATAGATCCGACAACAGGAGGACCTGTCGTTAACGACCTCTTTGAGACAAGTGTTCCGGGAATATTTGCCGCTGGAAACTCGGTCATTATAAACGACCTCGTGGACTACGTTGCCGAGCAGGGTGAACTTGCCGCGGAGGGTGCGAAGCTCTTCATAGACAACGAGGGGATACCAACGAGGCGCTGGATTAAGCTGGAAAAAGGCGAGAACGTCAGGCTTTTGGTTCCACATTATCTCAGCGGCGAGAGGGACGTCTGGATATACGCGCGCGTTTCAAAACCGATGGAGAACGTCGAGGTTCGTTTCCCAGAGATAGGCAAAAAGCTCCGCCTTCCAGTGGTCAAGCCGGCGGAGATGCTCAGGATGAAGCTGAGAAAGGAGGAGATCGCGAAGGCCAGGGATGGCATCACCATGGAGGTGGTGCCGCTATGA
- a CDS encoding metallophosphoesterase: MKPEPLPDKALRLGSALIIADLHLGYEVSMAREGFYLPRVFHEVVGQLKTLLKREKPKILIIDGDLKHSFIPEWREREELKTLVDEISPLVDEIVLVRGNHDVGTLWLKESGVEIVDELELHGWKLVHGHKLVEGERFIIGHEHPAIRLRDEVGALIKVPAFIMSDNLVVLPAFSPWAYGNDVLREIVSPFLRAYDVTGSRVLVPLEDDLLDFGSLGRLTQVLKNL, from the coding sequence ATGAAGCCAGAACCCCTCCCCGACAAGGCCCTCCGATTGGGGAGCGCACTCATCATAGCGGATCTCCATCTAGGCTACGAAGTCAGTATGGCGAGGGAAGGCTTTTATCTTCCGAGGGTCTTCCATGAGGTTGTCGGTCAGCTTAAAACCCTCCTCAAGAGGGAGAAACCAAAAATCCTGATAATCGACGGCGATTTGAAGCACTCATTCATTCCTGAGTGGCGAGAGAGGGAAGAGCTCAAAACCCTCGTGGATGAAATCAGCCCGCTCGTTGATGAGATAGTTCTTGTAAGAGGAAACCACGACGTGGGAACGCTCTGGCTTAAAGAGTCCGGCGTTGAAATCGTTGACGAGCTTGAACTTCACGGCTGGAAGCTTGTTCATGGGCATAAGCTCGTGGAGGGGGAACGATTTATTATCGGCCATGAACACCCAGCAATAAGGCTACGCGACGAGGTAGGGGCGCTCATAAAGGTTCCTGCCTTCATTATGAGTGACAATCTGGTCGTTCTTCCTGCCTTCAGCCCCTGGGCATACGGCAACGATGTTCTGCGCGAGATAGTGTCCCCTTTCCTGAGAGCGTACGATGTAACAGGCTCGAGGGTTCTTGTGCCCTTAGAGGATGACCTCCTTGATTTTGGATCCCTCGGAAGATTGACTCAAGTATTAAAGAACCTTTGA
- a CDS encoding HAD family hydrolase — protein MIIAFDFDGTLADTYSCIEEAFRRALEKRYRWLPFKGFWAKVLTKIEMYFERPAFGRHKKKSEPPFFLRTKFMETWFEERAKLSKPLDDAPELLKRLKEEGHTVISFSAEDFIDGMKVKRLKAMGIYDLFDDVIVFGRDLTIDEAFKLVREKYGNEVFIWVDDKPWRFIGHGDENTEYVWYYFPSTARFIERNRERLALIPHLHVIRDLWSLLDMIERVKQERKELSHR, from the coding sequence ATGATAATCGCCTTCGACTTTGACGGAACACTCGCCGATACGTACTCATGCATCGAGGAGGCCTTCAGGCGAGCCCTAGAGAAGCGCTACCGCTGGCTCCCATTCAAGGGTTTCTGGGCCAAGGTTCTGACTAAAATCGAGATGTACTTTGAGAGACCAGCCTTCGGGCGTCACAAGAAGAAGTCAGAGCCACCGTTCTTCCTTAGGACTAAGTTCATGGAGACATGGTTTGAGGAGCGGGCGAAGCTCAGTAAGCCTCTCGACGATGCTCCCGAGCTCTTGAAAAGGCTCAAGGAGGAGGGCCACACAGTGATATCTTTCTCGGCCGAGGACTTCATAGATGGCATGAAAGTGAAAAGGCTCAAAGCTATGGGTATCTACGACCTCTTTGACGATGTCATCGTTTTCGGGCGTGATTTGACGATAGACGAGGCGTTTAAGCTTGTCCGCGAAAAGTACGGGAATGAAGTCTTTATCTGGGTCGATGACAAGCCCTGGCGCTTCATCGGACACGGCGATGAGAACACTGAGTACGTCTGGTACTACTTTCCGTCAACTGCGAGGTTCATAGAAAGAAACCGCGAAAGGCTCGCCCTAATTCCACATCTGCACGTGATACGGGATCTGTGGAGCCTCCTTGATATGATAGAACGGGTGAAGCAGGAGCGAAAAGAACTCAGTCACCGCTGA
- a CDS encoding NAD(P)/FAD-dependent oxidoreductase, which translates to MKTKVAIIGAGISGASIARVLSRYENLEVHLIEKAPDVGWGVSKANTALIHGGYDDDPKKYPMRAKLCIRGNRLWHQWVKELEIPHVWNGALIVATKEEDFDELEKLLERGRENGVPEMRIVDKEELFHLEPNLTKEAIGALWVPIVGQIGPIPAVIAIVENAVANGVKTHLETEVTGIKVENGEVKGVETKNGFIEADIVINAAGLYADEIARMAGIDYFEIHPRKGEYFLFDEGIPGPRRVLFPTPTPISKGIVVTTEISGHLMIGPNAQDLPPEEKENLATTREGLEQVWEGAKKLWPQLPPRSKVIRTFAGLRPEPTGGDFIIKAEEEVWGFINVAGIRSPGLTSAPAIAYEVAEIIRHDLGIELVEKRKWNPYRKEITHFFMLSPAQINEVVKRDPAYGKVICRCNRVSEGDVLEAIERMKFIGVKTPSVDSVKFRTKATTGTCQGSFCRPRIIQLLAREYGVGPWEVTLKGKGSEVGIGDVKVLFRGEDA; encoded by the coding sequence ATGAAAACCAAGGTTGCCATAATCGGCGCGGGAATAAGCGGCGCAAGCATAGCACGCGTTCTGAGCAGGTACGAGAACCTTGAAGTGCATCTGATTGAGAAAGCCCCAGACGTCGGCTGGGGCGTCAGCAAGGCCAACACAGCCTTAATCCACGGCGGCTACGATGACGATCCGAAAAAGTACCCGATGAGGGCCAAGTTGTGCATCCGTGGTAACAGACTCTGGCACCAGTGGGTCAAGGAGCTAGAAATTCCCCACGTCTGGAACGGAGCATTGATAGTGGCAACGAAGGAAGAGGACTTCGACGAGCTTGAGAAACTTTTGGAGCGTGGAAGGGAGAACGGCGTGCCCGAGATGAGGATAGTCGATAAGGAAGAGCTCTTCCACCTTGAGCCTAACCTCACGAAGGAAGCCATCGGAGCGCTGTGGGTTCCAATAGTGGGTCAGATAGGTCCAATTCCAGCGGTTATAGCGATAGTCGAGAACGCAGTTGCCAACGGCGTCAAAACCCACCTCGAGACCGAAGTTACCGGGATAAAGGTCGAGAACGGTGAGGTTAAGGGTGTTGAGACGAAGAACGGCTTCATAGAGGCGGACATAGTTATTAACGCTGCCGGACTTTACGCCGACGAGATAGCCAGAATGGCTGGAATAGACTACTTCGAGATTCACCCGAGGAAGGGTGAGTATTTCCTCTTTGATGAGGGCATTCCCGGACCGAGGCGCGTTCTCTTCCCGACGCCGACGCCAATAAGCAAGGGCATAGTTGTCACAACAGAGATCAGCGGGCACCTTATGATAGGACCGAACGCCCAAGACTTGCCACCCGAGGAAAAGGAAAACCTGGCGACCACAAGGGAAGGACTTGAACAGGTCTGGGAAGGTGCGAAAAAGCTCTGGCCCCAGCTGCCGCCGAGAAGCAAGGTTATCAGAACGTTTGCCGGTCTGAGGCCCGAACCAACGGGTGGAGACTTCATAATAAAGGCCGAAGAGGAAGTCTGGGGCTTCATAAATGTCGCCGGAATTCGCTCTCCAGGTCTCACGAGCGCCCCTGCGATAGCCTACGAAGTGGCCGAAATAATCCGGCACGACCTTGGAATAGAACTCGTTGAAAAGAGGAAGTGGAATCCCTACAGGAAGGAAATCACCCACTTCTTCATGCTCTCGCCGGCTCAAATAAACGAGGTCGTCAAAAGAGACCCCGCCTACGGAAAGGTTATCTGCAGATGCAACCGCGTTAGCGAGGGGGATGTTCTAGAGGCAATAGAGAGAATGAAGTTCATCGGTGTAAAGACTCCGAGCGTCGATTCCGTCAAGTTCAGAACCAAGGCAACGACCGGAACCTGTCAGGGAAGCTTCTGCAGGCCGAGAATAATCCAGCTCCTCGCGAGGGAGTACGGTGTCGGGCCTTGGGAGGTTACACTGAAAGGAAAGGGAAGCGAGGTCGGTATAGGTGACGTTAAGGTTCTCTTCAGAGGTGAGGATGCATGA
- a CDS encoding PrsW family intramembrane metalloprotease, protein MDVLSALVFFAYAPALVILWYFYHADKFEPEPKKYVIGTFILGGTLSVGIAYILEMFLTIGGRVDPVLPTTAFYVALVAGIVEEPAKALAIRWPFKAGQMDGIMDGLVYGVAAGLGFAATENFLYGLGYGIPVTIVRGFLTPFAHATWSAIIGVGYGMKAEGKVDSVGPFFLLAIILHFVWDYYAFLSYNVAAYHIMLILFIMINLAILRYFLLMGQAEDASRVWYYWFRRGGYE, encoded by the coding sequence ATGGACGTGTTGAGTGCACTTGTGTTCTTCGCCTACGCTCCTGCGCTTGTCATACTCTGGTACTTCTATCACGCGGACAAGTTCGAGCCAGAGCCCAAAAAATACGTCATAGGCACATTCATCCTCGGCGGAACGCTCTCCGTTGGAATAGCGTACATTCTGGAGATGTTTCTTACTATTGGCGGCAGGGTGGATCCGGTACTCCCAACGACTGCCTTCTATGTGGCTCTCGTCGCAGGTATCGTGGAAGAGCCAGCCAAGGCCTTGGCGATTAGGTGGCCGTTCAAGGCAGGCCAGATGGACGGCATAATGGACGGCCTTGTTTACGGAGTCGCCGCTGGCCTCGGCTTTGCCGCCACGGAGAACTTCCTGTATGGCCTCGGTTACGGCATTCCGGTCACGATTGTGAGAGGATTCTTAACGCCCTTTGCCCACGCCACGTGGAGCGCAATAATTGGCGTTGGCTACGGCATGAAGGCCGAAGGAAAAGTGGACTCGGTGGGCCCGTTCTTCCTGCTGGCCATCATCCTGCACTTCGTCTGGGACTACTACGCCTTCCTAAGCTACAACGTGGCGGCATACCACATAATGTTGATTCTGTTCATTATGATCAACTTGGCGATACTGCGCTACTTCCTCCTGATGGGCCAAGCGGAGGATGCCAGTAGGGTATGGTACTACTGGTTCAGGAGGGGTGGGTATGAGTGA
- a CDS encoding DUF1667 domain-containing protein, translated as MKKTYRFTCIVCPLGCALEVEVENGKIGEIKGYTCPRGKEWAIEEVTNPKRVVMSVIKVRNGALPTVSVKTAEPVPKEKIPELMEFLSKLEVEAPVEISQVIAEWEGVKIVATRGA; from the coding sequence ATGAAGAAGACCTACCGCTTTACCTGCATTGTCTGCCCCCTCGGCTGTGCACTGGAGGTCGAGGTTGAGAACGGCAAGATCGGCGAGATCAAGGGATACACCTGTCCAAGGGGCAAGGAGTGGGCCATCGAGGAGGTTACCAATCCGAAGAGAGTAGTCATGAGCGTCATCAAGGTCAGGAACGGTGCCCTGCCGACGGTGAGTGTTAAGACCGCAGAACCGGTACCGAAGGAGAAGATCCCAGAGCTGATGGAGTTCCTTTCAAAGCTGGAGGTGGAGGCTCCGGTGGAAATCAGTCAAGTTATAGCCGAATGGGAAGGGGTAAAAATAGTCGCAACGAGGGGCGCCTAG